The following proteins come from a genomic window of Deinococcus seoulensis:
- a CDS encoding transposase: protein WKERSPMKTRQFTEAQIIQLLQDAQKGDKSVEELCRDFGCSPASFYAWRKKYGDTTPDEAKRLRHLEKENARLLRIVGQQRLELEGMKEVIAKKR from the coding sequence CTGGAAAGAGAGGTCACCTATGAAAACCCGTCAGTTCACCGAGGCCCAGATCATCCAGCTGCTCCAAGACGCTCAAAAAGGCGATAAATCTGTCGAGGAGCTCTGTCGCGACTTCGGGTGCAGCCCCGCTTCCTTCTACGCTTGGCGAAAGAAGTACGGTGATACGACCCCCGACGAAGCCAAACGGCTTCGCCACTTGGAAAAGGAAAACGCCCGACTTCTCCGCATCGTCGGTCAGCAGCGCCTCGAGCTCGAAGGCATGAAGGAGGTCATCGCAAAAAAGCGCTGA